The following coding sequences are from one Schizosaccharomyces osmophilus chromosome 1, complete sequence window:
- the gef1 gene encoding RhoGEF for Cdc42 (Gef1), with amino-acid sequence MTSPSFADTMEALTNRDLPRPPNTSKLQRAPCIKRKSVNLSVSPGHGLLSPNHPSVDSSSSDNSFDGFSRRSQLDFVSPRSEGKFKRPFARLLGKPLDASVPLVSQHRRYFSEGSFQLPQSKAFSMNSENTPSGKHYGKVFRRLPADVGSNKKRYFSLGSLPSTRRRSDINNSQTLTNSTSTPYPPPSSSSGITDKEDGSSTTFTHVPSSYSSNTSFLSPNQSPTLRNKSDSPFFKADNPNDDFGSDFQLGSLLPPTPTSLNDGYDGPTDVKPLPADYKRIKKRANLIQELVTTEANYLNDLIAIQQCYGLRVHECDALNTIDIQTVFGDIEPLLTFSVDFHYRLYKGGEGAWNVNENTKLFDPLPCNLGLVFLESLTDISQIYSGYCTRQDAVFRIITKWREKPVVSTWVTEGDYMVQQFTNAWDLGSLIIKPLQRLLKYPLLLQKIIDATPESNPEHPDLILCYQLLQELIANINQKQKPSHKRGSLSASHKRDAGWALLNKSSHIKSRSVSSYDFRNDRRYNFQRTVLQEFRKKLAIIKALQSSIDVWYMNVLEGFSVFERILANLENVSSVDSEESPEAWRRFHLLAHMMNANTASQIHPRITGDVQEPVAHMVKMMQKVIQFIVSAEFIISSEKLKDLQDCIDSGFHSVFLKLYRIQCSIYQNYAENMIFLIPESLRSSIIEESDDFAALVRAFEPMHYEDQHCLEESMKKLALCSNL; translated from the exons ATGACATCCCCATCTTTT GCGGACACGATGGAAGCATTGACAAATCGAGACTTGCCAAGGCCTCCGAATACAAGTAAATTGCAGCGTGCACCTTGTATTAAGCGCAAATCTGTAAACTTAAGTGTTTCTCCAGGACATGGCCTTCTTTCTCCTAATCACCCTTCCGTTGACTCGAGTTCAAGTGATAATAGCTTTGATGGCTTTTCTCGTCGAAGTCAGCTTGACTTTGTATCTCCGCGAAGTGAAGGCAAGTTCAAGAGACCATTTGCTCGCTTACTTGGGAAACCGCTTGATGCATCCGTTCCCCTCGTTTCTCAACACCGAAGGTACTTTTCTGAAGGATCCTTTCAATTACCTCAATCAAAGGCGTTCTCAATGAATTCTGAAAATACGCCAAGTGGCAAACATTACGGAAAGGTTTTTCGACGCTTGCCTGCTGATGTGGGTTCGAACAAAAAACGGTACTTTAGTCTCGGTTCCTTACCCTCAACACGCAGGCGTTCGGATATTAATAATAGCCAGACATTGACAAACTCTACTTCTACTCCATATCCTCCACCGAGTTCTAGTTCGGGTATCACCGATAAAGAGGATGGCTCTAGTACAACATTCACTCACGTTCCTTCTTCTTATTCCTCTAACACATCTTTCCTTTCCCCTAACCAATCTCCTACTTTACGTAACAAATCCGATtctcctttctttaaagCTGACAATCCAAATGATGACTTTGGCTCGGATTTTCAGTTGGGTAGCTTGTTGCCCCCTACTCCGACAAGTCTTAACGATGGATACGATGGCCCTACAGATGTCAAGCCTCTACCAGCTGATTACAAGCggataaagaaaagggcGAATCTTATACAAGAGTTGGTGACAACCGAAGCTAATTATCTTAATGATTTAATTGCTATTCAACAGTGTTATGGCTTACGGGTTCATGAATGCGATGCTTTGAATACTATTGATATTCAAACTGTTTTTGGCGACATTGAACCGcttcttactttttcaGTTGATTTTCATTATCGATTATATAAAGGAGGTGAAGGGGCTTGGAATGTAAATGAAAACACGAAGCTTTTCGACCCACTTCCTTGCAACCTTGgccttgtttttcttgagaGCTTAACGGATATTAGTCAAATATATTCGGGTTATTGTACTCGACAGGATGCCGTTTTCCGAATCATCACAAAGTGGAGAGAAAAACCTGTTGTCTCAACTTGGGTCACCGAGGGGGATTATATGGTTCAACAATTTACAAATGCTTGGGATTTAGGTAGCTTAATCATCAAGCCCCTTCAACGCCTTTTGAAGTACCCTTTgttgcttcaaaaaataattgatGCTACTCCCGAAAGTAATCCTGAGCATCCTGATCTTATTTTATGTTATCAGCTTTTACAAGAGCTAATTGCAAATATtaatcaaaaacaaaagccCTCTCATAAACGTGGCTCGTTAAGTGCCTCGCATAAACGTGATGCCGGATGGGCACTGCTAAATAAATCTTCACATATTAAGTCGAGGTCCGTAAGCAGTTATGATTTCCGTAACGATCGACGTTATAATTTTCAGCGTACTGTGCTTCAAGAATTTCGAAAAAAGCTTGCAATTATCAAGGCCCTTCAATCCAGTATTGACGTTTGGTATATGAATGTCTTAGAAGGGTTCTCGGTTTTTGAAAGGATTTTAGCAAACTTAGAAAATGTGAGCAGTGTGGATTCCGAAGAATCACCTGAAGCTTGGAGGAGATTTCATCTCCTTGCTCATATGATGAATGCGAATACGGCATCTCAGATACATCCCCGAATAACAGGCGATGTACAGGAGCCAGTTGCTCATATGGTGAAAATGATGCAAAAGGTTATACAGTTCATCGTTTCAGCCGAGTTTATTATTTCGTCTGAAAAGTTAAAGGATCTTCAGGATTGCATTGACAGTGGATTTCATTCTGTATTCTTGAAGCTATATAGGATACAGTGTTCTATATATCAAAACTATGCTGAAAACATGATATTTCTTATACCAGAATCACTCAGATCAAGCATAATTGAAGAAAGTGATGACTTTGCAGCATTGGTTCGCGCTTTTGAACCAATGCATTATGAAGACCAACATTGCCTGGAGGAATCTATGAAGAAGTTGGCTCTTTGTTCaaatctttaa
- a CDS encoding Schizosaccharomyces specific protein, translating to MASHQTGKITSHWNDPASYIFLESQTNTSQNPSRSLKKTASSRRLVYEEANKSLESSHALPVSKRHPSLHIPPTIPSNLYPPTALEPPKHSAHLSAESPLPLNGRHLEIAKENQQTSQYVGSRSTEGSAHKNIEVSALQKSIQNILEIKSSLDPSVHEMLKSRVEKSLLEPGFLDTFDDVWLEKLLEVSRLTLQGENADAKAVLVNMMCSGVVPNCVRWCPVLKTIIENVSL from the coding sequence ATGGCTTCTCACCAAACTGGAAAAATTACATCCCATTGGAATGATCCTGCTTCCTATATCTTTCTAGAATCACAAACAAACACTTCACAGAACCCAAGTCGCTCGTTGAAGAAAACCGCTTCTAGTCGACGATTGGTATATGAAGAAGCTAATAAGTCATTGGAATCTTCACATGCATTGCCTGTATCCAAAAGACATCCCTCTTTGCATATACCGCCCACGATACCTTCTAACCTTTATCCTCCTACAGCTTTAGAACCACCGAAGCATTCTGCCCATTTAAGTGCTGAAAGTCCTTTGCCATTGAATGGGCGGCACTTGGAAATCGCAAAAGAGAACCAACAAACAAGTCAGTATGTAGGTTCAAGAAGCACAGAAGGTAGTGCGCATAAGAATATAGAAGTCTCTGCTCTTCAGAAGTCTATCCAAAACATTCTTGAAATAAAGTCTTCTTTAGATCCATCAGTCCATGAAATGTTGAAGAGTCGAGTGGAAAAGAGTCTTTTAGAACCAGGCTTTCTCGATACGTTTGATGATGTATGGCTTGAAAAGCTCTTGGAGGTTTCACGTTTGACTCTTCAAGGTGAGAATGCTGATGCGAAGGCTGTCCTTGTAAATATGATGTGTAGCGGTGTCGTTCCCAACTGCGTTCGCTGGTGTCCTGTGCTGAAAACCATCATTGAAAATGTATCTCTCTGA
- the rps901 gene encoding 40S ribosomal protein S9: MPSAPRKQSKTYKVPSRPFESARLDAELKLAGEYGLRNKHEIWRVALTLSKIRRAARELLTLDEKDPKRLFEGNAIIRRLVRLGILDETRMKLDYVLALRIEDFLERRLQTQVFKLGLAKSIHHARVLIYQRHIRVGKQIVNVPSFVVRLDSQKHIDFALTSPYGGGRPGRCKRKHLRAQQEGGEGAEEAEEE, translated from the exons ATGCCTTCCGCACCT CGCAAGCAATCCAAGACCTACAAGGTTCCTAGCCGTCCCTTCGAGTCAGCTCGTCTTGACGCTGAACTCAAGCTTGCTGGTGAATATGGTTTGAGAAACAAGCACGAAATCTGGCGTGTTGCCCTTACCCTCTCTAAGATCCGTCGTGCTGCTCGTGAGCTTTTGACTCTTGACGAGAAGGACCCTAAGCGTCTCTTTGAGGGTAATGCCATCATTCGTCGTCTTGTTCGTTTGGGTATCTTGGACGAGACCCGTATGAAGCTTGATTATGTCTTGGCTCTTCGTATTGAAGACTTTTTGGAGCGTCGTTTGCAAACCCAAGTTTTCAAGCTTGGTTTGGCTAAGTCTATCCACCACGCTCGTGTCTTGATCTACCAACGTCACATCCGTGTTGGTAAGCAAATTGTCAATGTCCCCTCTTTCGTTGTCCGTTTGGACTCTCAAAAGCACATTGACTTTGCTCTTACTTCTCCTTACGGTGGTGGCCGTCCTGGTCGCTGCAAGAGAAAGCACCTTCGTGCTCAACAAGAAGGTGGTGAAGGCGctgaagaagctgaagaagagTAA
- the sld3 gene encoding DNA replication pre-initiation complex subunit Sld3 has translation MNNSHASKKSFCIRAPANWEKSYMEVWPLITVPRQYICLRWCTSPQYHEFSCSSLQFLVIRPAGMNVLLGRVKTLYGSQTVAIEHVEDNRYALMLLSDQVEFRSLKVIANHQIPESSNTSIESGSSIKPPKRTSRANSLLSSGFMEKTLHNIQSGSSLANEQEYKSIGSNKSIAPSNPTTDYEQENANQDEAENIKVFHSEEPVPTLENLTDSLRKGYFYQLLMTKTPVVFYAKQLVGKYRTHALDYFLKTKDESFIDELLKFLSSIRSVETWKENLQNCFQNHLNGRAWHLELDDGASETELHGYRQWLQNALNQDSLESEKPDFMKEFSSLKAKEYELKVLIYFEVLYILLKIHPEYASQKSSRDKVKKTKPFKKEKEPPNLFEKVQLQLEFVFDGLCIRRTIEEKPSSSTEDLLLKFCKEGIIPFYSSKFPKIARVLLDKCNGLSLLPDFTNPRAKHPSRRSKLLSRSNTESSSSLKRWHSSTPVSSSSSPGDTKSSNLKRQGSFSSSAQNLTRSDSKTSFGEKDLKKRINSMSRIRNREVALPSSGSLVRHRSSFSEQPHSNNATELSFTEKLLLASSDPNNALPQRPSGGNAKQDLARSKTLDSVDSLSGSFHNSDQRKQSNSVLVQATPRKRTSLIASFQSPTAAHPAVPDDSPTKVISDDPVIQDSPARNAMKPNVFVCIPTTPRKLHTSNDEEQT, from the exons ATGAATAATAGCCATGCATCTAAAAAGTCATTTTGTATAAGG GCACCTGCAAACTGGGAAAAGTCTTATATGGAAGTTTGGCCCCTTATAACGGTGCCAAGACAGTATATTTGCTTAAGGTGGTGCACTTCTCCCCAATACCATGAGTTTTCTTGCTCTTCGTTACAATTTTTAGTTATTCGGCCAGCTGGCATGAATGTACTCCTTGGACGTGTCAAAACGTTATATGGGAGCCAAACAGTAGCCATTGAACATGTTGAAGATAATCGCTATGCCTTAATGCTTCTTTCAGATCAGGTCGAATTTAGATCGCTAAAAGTGATTGCCAATCATCAAATACCAGAGTCCTCGAACACATCTATCGAGTCTGGCTCATCTATAAAGCCTCCAAAAAGGACGTCAAGGGCAAATTCTCTTTTGTCCTCGGGGTTTATGGAAAAGACTCTTCACAACATTCAATCTGGTTCGTCGTTGGCAAATGAACAAGAGTATAAATCAATTGGCAGTAACAAATCCATCGCCCCTTCGAATCCTACCACAGATTACGAGCAGGAAAATGCCAACCAAGATGAAGCAGAGAATATCAAAGTATTTCATTCAGAGGAACCGGTTCCGACTTTGGAGAATTTAACTGATTCACTAAGGAAGGGGTACTTTTATCAATTGCTAATGACGAAAACACCTGTAGTGTTTTATGCTAAGCAGTTAGTTGGAAAATACCGAACACATGCTTTggattattttttgaaaaccaaagatgaaagTTTTATAGACGAGCTTTTGAAGTTCTTATCAAGCATACGGTCTGTAGAAacttggaaagaaaatctaCAGAACTGCTTCCAAAACCACTTAAACGGAAGAGCATGGCATTTGGAGCTTGACGATGGAGCGTCAGAAACTGAGCTTCATGGATATCGACAGTGGTTACAAAATGCTCTTAATCAAGATAGTCTTGAAAGCGAAAAACCAGACTTTATGAAGGAGTTTTCATCCttaaaagcaaaggaaTACGAATTAAAAGTCTTAATTTACTTTGAGGTGCTGTATATATTGCTAAAGATACACCCAGAGTATGCAAGCCAAAAATCTTCTCGTgacaaagtaaaaaaaacaaaaccctttaaaaaagaaaaagaaccaCCAAATTTATTTGAGAAGGTTCAGCTCCAATTGGAGTTTGTGTTTGATGGACTATGTATTCGCAGAACAATTGAGGAAAAACCTTCTAGTTCTACTGAAGATTTATTACTgaaattttgcaaagagGGAATAATTCCCTTCTATTCTTCTAAATTCCCCAAAATTGCGAGAGTTTTATTGGACAAATGTAACGGCTTATCTCTATTACCAGACTTCACGAATCCGCGTGCTAAGCACCCTTCACGCCGCTCTAAATTATTATCCAGGTCTAATACAGAATCTTCGTCTTCTTTAAAACGATGGCACAGCTCGACACCAGTGTCATCATCTTCGTCGCCAGGAGATACGAAATCGTCTAACCTTAAACGTCAAggaagcttttcttcttctgctCAAAATCTTACACGTTCTGACTCCAAAACATCTTTTGGTGAGAaagatttgaagaaacgaatTAACAGTATGTCACGAATTCGAAACAGAGAAGTTGCTCTTCCTTCGTCCGGATCATTAGTTCGGCATAGAAGTTCATTCAGTGAACAGCCCCACTCAAACAATGCTACAGAGTTATCATTTACGGAGAAGTTGTTGTTGGCTAGTTCAGATCCAAACAATGCTTTACCGCAAAGACCTTCCGGGGGGAACGCGAAACAAGATCTTGCTCGATCAAAGACTCTTGATTCTGTTGATAGTCTTTCGGGTTCATTCCATAATTCAGATCAGCGAAAGCAATCCAATTCTGTCTTAGTTCAGGCTACCCCTCGAAAGAGGACATCCTTGATTGCCAGTTTTCAGTCACCAACAGCTGCTCACCCGGCAGTGCCTGACGATTCTCCTACCAAAGTTATCTCAGATGATCCAGTTATTCAGGATTCCCCTGCACGAAATGCTATGAAACCTAacgtttttgtttgtatacCTACTACTCCTCGAAAACTACATACTAGTAACGACGAGGAACAGACTTAG